A stretch of Bordetella genomosp. 13 DNA encodes these proteins:
- a CDS encoding ABC transporter permease: protein MNQRANPWVLSTPAMVVYGTFLAVPLALVFLVSFFNFEFYGGMQQAFSWDNYAEILTDGYYYEIYARTFGVAAAVTLACLVLGTAEAYVLSRMANPWKGLFLMVVLGPLLISVVVRTLGWALLFGSTGLVSKALLALGLISSPVSLMYSNVGVAVALTHVLVPFMVIAVWASLQRINPSTEAAALSLGASHFTMIRRVIVPQVMPGILSGSIMVFAMAASAFATPAIIGGRRLKTVATAAYDEFLNTLNWPLGAALAMLLLVATVVVLLAANRMVERRYGAVFNQGTT, encoded by the coding sequence ATGAACCAGCGCGCCAATCCGTGGGTGCTCAGCACTCCCGCCATGGTCGTGTACGGCACGTTCCTGGCGGTGCCGCTGGCGCTGGTGTTCCTGGTCAGTTTCTTCAATTTCGAGTTCTACGGCGGCATGCAGCAGGCCTTCTCGTGGGACAACTACGCCGAGATCCTCACCGACGGCTATTACTACGAAATCTATGCGCGCACCTTCGGCGTGGCGGCGGCCGTCACGCTGGCCTGCCTGGTGCTGGGCACCGCCGAGGCGTATGTGCTGTCGCGCATGGCCAATCCGTGGAAGGGGCTGTTCCTGATGGTGGTGCTGGGCCCGCTGCTGATCTCGGTGGTGGTGCGCACGCTGGGCTGGGCGCTGCTGTTCGGCTCCACGGGGCTCGTCAGCAAGGCGCTGCTGGCGCTGGGGCTGATCTCGTCGCCGGTCAGCCTGATGTACAGCAACGTCGGCGTGGCCGTCGCGCTGACGCACGTGCTGGTGCCCTTCATGGTGATCGCGGTGTGGGCCTCGCTGCAGCGTATCAATCCGTCCACCGAGGCGGCCGCGCTGTCGCTGGGCGCCAGCCATTTCACGATGATCCGCCGGGTGATCGTTCCGCAGGTCATGCCGGGCATCCTGTCGGGCTCCATCATGGTGTTCGCCATGGCGGCCAGCGCGTTCGCCACGCCGGCCATCATCGGCGGACGGCGCCTGAAGACGGTGGCCACGGCCGCCTACGACGAATTCCTGAACACGCTCAACTGGCCGCTGGGCGCCGCCCTGGCCATGCTGCTGCTGGTGGCCACCGTGGTGGTGCTGCTGGCCGCCAACCGCATGGTCGAGCGCCGCTATGGCGCGGTCTTCAACCAGGGGACGACATGA
- a CDS encoding hydantoinase/oxoprolinase family protein yields MYRIGIDVGGTFTDFTMIDEGSGQVHFHKVPSTPHDPSEAIQVGIAGMLADHKVSPDQVSHVGHGTTVATNLIIERKGARVGLLTTRGFRDVLEIGRQTRPHLYDYSVGKPPVAVPRQFRIEIDERVDAAGQVLRPLDEAQVRAAARVFAEGGIEAVTICFLHAYRNPEHERRAAEIVAEELPDVYVSLSSEVLPEFREYERLSTTVLNAAVGPRMERYLERFLARTRELDIVHEPHTIHSNGGLMSIATVRRYPVRTCLSGPAAGVVGAAAVGRVIGSPNLVTFDVGGTSTDVSLVVDGQPLFTSHRHVAGYPVKTPMVDIHVIGAGGGSIAWMDDAGALKVGPHSAGAVPGPVGYGRGGTEPTITDAEIALQRLNPISLLKGRMAVHAGAARDVIKERVAQPLGLSMEEAAEGILRIAAANMSRAIRAVSTERGYDLSEFALYAYGGAGPLHAVEVAEECGIPRVIVPQEPGTMCARGILLSDISFDFVRSEIALATEANWPHVESVFAQLRQQAQAWLETERVAPAMRQVRMAIDARYEGQNFEVQVAMEDAAQGCAEFLRRFGEAHEREYGYTVDDRGVQIINCRLQAVGQVIKAPLAPRHVDGSLERARMGERRAYFGAAAGWLDSPVYDRDLLPAGTRFAGPALVEEMSSTTVVGPGHHASVDDYGNLIIVLQGDLHD; encoded by the coding sequence ATGTATCGCATAGGAATAGACGTCGGGGGGACCTTCACCGACTTCACGATGATCGACGAGGGCAGCGGGCAGGTGCACTTCCACAAGGTGCCTTCCACTCCGCACGATCCTTCGGAAGCCATCCAGGTCGGCATCGCCGGGATGCTGGCCGATCACAAGGTGTCGCCCGACCAGGTGTCGCACGTGGGCCACGGCACCACGGTGGCGACCAACCTGATCATCGAGCGCAAGGGGGCGCGCGTGGGACTGTTGACCACGCGCGGTTTTCGCGACGTGCTCGAGATCGGCCGCCAGACGCGGCCCCACCTGTACGACTACAGCGTGGGCAAGCCGCCGGTGGCGGTGCCGCGGCAGTTCCGCATCGAGATCGACGAGCGGGTCGATGCGGCCGGCCAGGTGCTGCGTCCGCTGGACGAGGCGCAGGTGAGGGCCGCCGCCCGCGTCTTCGCCGAGGGCGGCATCGAGGCGGTGACGATCTGCTTCCTGCATGCCTACCGCAATCCCGAACACGAGCGCCGCGCGGCCGAGATCGTGGCCGAGGAACTGCCCGACGTGTACGTCAGCCTGTCCAGTGAGGTGCTGCCGGAGTTCCGCGAGTACGAACGCCTGTCGACCACGGTGCTGAACGCCGCGGTGGGACCGCGCATGGAGCGTTACCTGGAGCGATTCCTGGCGCGCACCCGCGAGCTGGACATCGTGCACGAACCGCACACCATCCACTCCAACGGCGGGCTGATGTCCATCGCCACGGTGCGCCGTTATCCGGTGCGCACCTGCCTGTCGGGCCCCGCGGCCGGCGTGGTCGGGGCCGCCGCGGTGGGCCGGGTGATCGGCAGTCCCAATCTCGTCACGTTCGACGTCGGCGGCACCAGCACCGACGTGTCGCTGGTGGTGGATGGGCAGCCGCTGTTCACCTCGCATCGCCATGTGGCCGGCTATCCGGTGAAGACGCCCATGGTCGACATCCACGTCATCGGCGCGGGCGGAGGCAGCATCGCCTGGATGGACGATGCGGGCGCGTTGAAAGTCGGCCCGCACAGCGCCGGCGCGGTGCCGGGACCGGTGGGCTATGGCCGGGGCGGCACCGAGCCGACCATCACCGACGCCGAGATTGCGTTGCAGCGCCTGAACCCCATTTCGTTGCTGAAGGGCCGCATGGCGGTGCATGCGGGGGCGGCGCGCGACGTCATCAAGGAACGCGTGGCGCAGCCGCTGGGCCTGTCCATGGAGGAAGCGGCCGAAGGCATCCTGCGCATCGCGGCGGCCAACATGAGCCGCGCCATCCGCGCCGTGTCCACCGAGCGCGGCTACGACCTCAGCGAGTTCGCGCTGTATGCGTACGGCGGGGCGGGGCCGCTGCATGCGGTCGAGGTGGCCGAGGAATGCGGCATCCCACGCGTCATCGTGCCGCAGGAGCCGGGCACGATGTGCGCGCGCGGCATCCTGCTCAGCGACATCTCGTTCGACTTCGTGCGCAGCGAGATCGCGCTGGCCACGGAGGCGAACTGGCCCCACGTCGAGTCGGTGTTCGCCCAGCTGCGCCAGCAGGCGCAGGCCTGGCTGGAGACCGAACGCGTGGCGCCCGCCATGCGCCAGGTGCGCATGGCCATCGACGCCCGCTACGAAGGCCAGAATTTCGAAGTGCAGGTGGCGATGGAAGACGCGGCGCAAGGCTGCGCCGAGTTCCTGCGCCGCTTCGGCGAGGCCCACGAACGCGAATACGGCTATACCGTGGACGACCGCGGCGTGCAGATCATCAACTGCCGCCTGCAGGCGGTGGGCCAGGTCATCAAGGCCCCGCTGGCGCCGCGCCACGTGGACGGCAGCCTGGAGCGCGCCCGCATGGGCGAGCGCCGCGCGTACTTCGGCGCCGCCGCGGGATGGCTGGACTCGCCGGTGTACGACCGCGACCTGCTGCCGGCCGGCACGCGCTTCGCTGGCCCGGCGCTGGTGGAAGAGATGAGTTCGACGACTGTGGTGGGCCCCGGCCACCATGCCAGCGTCGACGACTACGGCAATCTGATCATTGTGCTGCAAGGAGACCTGCATGACTGA
- a CDS encoding Bug family tripartite tricarboxylate transporter substrate binding protein gives MTTARLVAARVAAAAFALAAAAPSMAAWPQDKVVRIVVPFAAGGSTDLIARKVAEGLGKQLNANVIVENRPGAGGTVGTEYVARQPADGYTILMGSVSTHGSAACVYSKLPYDPIKDFTPLSVVATIPNVLVVNKSVPADNLQQFVALLKKEPEKYSFASNGQGTSNHLAAELFKTTAGVSMVHVPYRGSGPALIDLVGGQVNMMMDVVMTSYPYVKDGKIKALAVTSSQRSAMLPDVPTVAESGYPGYEAMVWFGMLAPANLPENVRKPLTDALVQVLHGPEMKPYLEQQGAEVSKVAGPAFSDMIKTEVAKWCQVVKQAGIKLD, from the coding sequence ATGACAACAGCACGTCTCGTCGCGGCGCGCGTGGCGGCCGCAGCTTTCGCGCTGGCCGCCGCCGCGCCTTCAATGGCCGCATGGCCGCAGGACAAGGTAGTACGCATCGTCGTCCCGTTCGCGGCGGGAGGGTCCACGGACCTGATCGCGCGCAAGGTGGCCGAAGGTCTGGGCAAGCAGCTCAACGCGAACGTCATCGTCGAGAACCGGCCAGGCGCCGGCGGCACGGTGGGCACGGAATACGTGGCTCGCCAGCCGGCGGATGGGTACACCATTCTGATGGGTTCGGTCAGCACGCACGGCAGTGCCGCATGCGTGTATTCGAAGCTGCCCTATGACCCCATCAAGGACTTCACGCCTTTGTCGGTGGTGGCCACCATTCCCAATGTGCTGGTGGTGAACAAGTCGGTGCCCGCCGACAACCTGCAGCAGTTCGTGGCGCTGCTGAAGAAGGAGCCCGAGAAGTACTCGTTCGCCTCCAACGGCCAGGGCACCTCGAACCACCTGGCCGCCGAACTGTTCAAGACCACGGCGGGCGTGTCGATGGTGCACGTGCCCTATCGCGGTTCGGGTCCCGCGCTGATCGACCTGGTGGGCGGGCAGGTCAACATGATGATGGACGTCGTGATGACCTCGTATCCGTACGTCAAGGACGGCAAGATCAAGGCGCTGGCCGTCACGTCCAGCCAACGATCCGCCATGCTGCCTGACGTGCCCACGGTGGCCGAATCCGGCTATCCGGGCTACGAGGCCATGGTGTGGTTCGGCATGCTGGCGCCGGCCAACCTGCCCGAGAACGTGCGCAAGCCGCTGACCGATGCGCTGGTCCAGGTGCTGCACGGTCCCGAGATGAAGCCCTACCTCGAGCAGCAGGGCGCCGAGGTATCCAAGGTCGCGGGCCCGGCCTTCAGCGACATGATCAAGACCGAAGTGGCCAAGTGGTGCCAGGTGGTCAAGCAGGCCGGCATCAAGCTGGACTGA
- a CDS encoding hydantoinase B/oxoprolinase family protein codes for MTEHADTPVLADPIGMEVFCNRLLSITEDMNNTLVRASFSTNIKERKDCSVALFDAAGRLVAQGTQIPLHLGSLDGAMRAILATYRPEAIRDGDVFICNDPYLADGSHLPDINIVTPVFWDGTLRFFAANIAHHSDVGGAVPGSIAGGLKSIFEEGIRIPACRIARAGEVDEDLLRLICSNTRDPEERLLDLRVQMATNRRGAAAVQGLIRQMGLDAVLRSVDDVIAYTRRRLQNRIAELKEGSYSFHSDLDDDGMGGDPVPIHVTLTVAEGRLHFDFEGTGKQARGAMNLPINALRACVYYAVKALLDPDLAPNAGLFDPISVSAPLGTITNPEAPAAVGARSITAQKVAGTIFGAFRGLLPPERIMASGNDCCPAIVFSGRWPGRAGHFVYLETLGGGAGARYDADGMDGVHVHMTNTSNLPVEALENEYPLLMDEYALIQDSGGPGRTRGGLAIAKQIRAVGPGVVFSARSDSHTVGVAAGVAGGGDGRRARLVRNFGTPQQEELFSKTANIPLAPGESVRIETPGGGGYGSPAERPRARVERDLLDDKISAAQAQAVYGQ; via the coding sequence ATGACTGAGCATGCGGATACGCCCGTCCTGGCGGACCCGATCGGCATGGAGGTGTTCTGCAACCGCCTGCTGTCGATCACCGAGGACATGAACAACACGCTGGTGCGAGCCTCGTTCTCCACCAACATCAAGGAGCGCAAGGACTGCTCGGTGGCGCTGTTCGACGCCGCCGGCCGCCTTGTTGCCCAGGGCACGCAGATCCCGCTGCACCTGGGCTCGCTGGACGGCGCCATGCGCGCCATCCTGGCCACCTACCGGCCCGAGGCGATCCGCGACGGCGACGTCTTCATCTGCAACGATCCCTATCTGGCCGACGGCAGCCACCTGCCCGACATCAACATCGTGACGCCGGTGTTCTGGGACGGCACGCTGCGATTCTTCGCCGCGAACATCGCGCACCACTCCGACGTGGGCGGCGCCGTGCCGGGTTCGATCGCGGGCGGCCTGAAGTCGATCTTCGAGGAAGGCATCCGCATCCCGGCGTGCCGCATCGCGCGCGCCGGCGAGGTCGACGAAGACCTGCTGCGCCTGATCTGCTCGAACACGCGCGACCCCGAAGAGCGGCTGCTGGACCTGCGCGTGCAGATGGCCACCAACCGGCGCGGCGCGGCCGCGGTGCAGGGCCTGATCCGCCAGATGGGACTGGACGCGGTGCTGCGCTCGGTGGACGACGTCATCGCGTATACGCGGCGCCGCCTGCAGAACCGCATCGCGGAACTGAAGGAAGGCAGTTATTCGTTCCACAGCGACCTGGATGACGACGGCATGGGCGGCGACCCGGTGCCCATCCACGTGACGCTGACCGTGGCCGAGGGCAGGCTGCACTTCGATTTCGAGGGCACGGGCAAGCAGGCGCGCGGCGCCATGAACCTGCCCATCAACGCGCTGCGCGCCTGCGTGTACTACGCGGTGAAGGCGCTGCTCGATCCCGACCTGGCGCCGAACGCGGGCCTGTTCGACCCGATCTCGGTGTCCGCGCCGCTGGGCACCATCACCAATCCCGAGGCGCCCGCCGCCGTGGGCGCGCGCTCGATCACGGCGCAGAAGGTGGCAGGCACGATCTTCGGCGCGTTCCGCGGCCTGCTGCCGCCCGAACGCATCATGGCCTCGGGCAACGACTGCTGCCCGGCCATCGTGTTCTCGGGCCGCTGGCCCGGCCGCGCGGGCCACTTCGTCTACCTGGAAACACTGGGCGGCGGCGCGGGCGCGCGCTATGACGCGGACGGCATGGACGGCGTGCACGTGCACATGACCAACACCTCGAACCTGCCGGTGGAGGCGCTGGAGAACGAGTACCCGTTGTTGATGGACGAGTACGCGTTGATCCAGGATTCCGGCGGCCCGGGCCGCACGCGCGGCGGCCTGGCCATCGCCAAGCAGATCCGCGCGGTGGGGCCGGGCGTGGTGTTCTCGGCGCGTTCGGACAGCCACACCGTGGGCGTGGCGGCCGGCGTGGCGGGCGGCGGCGATGGCCGGCGCGCCCGCCTGGTGCGCAACTTCGGCACGCCGCAGCAAGAGGAGCTGTTCTCGAAGACCGCCAACATTCCGCTGGCGCCCGGCGAGAGCGTGCGCATCGAGACGCCCGGCGGCGGCGGCTACGGCAGCCCGGCCGAGCGGCCGCGGGCGCGCGTGGAGCGCGACCTGCTGGACGACAAGATCAGCGCGGCGCAAGCGCAAGCCGTGTACGGGCAGTAA
- a CDS encoding GntR family transcriptional regulator translates to MIRSVSPESAASAEDADAMLSAGTDALADDGRAPRYKAIYQDLARGIRAGRYPVMTLLPTEHELCVQYDASRHTVREAIRLLTEAGMVSRRPGVGTRVEAAKSATRYTQRISQLSDLFQYIKNASLRVHDVRMIKVNARQAELLGCALRNEWLYVRAIKLLGAKSAPVAFSEAYVHPDYAAIQADIGRVHLPLSGLIETRYSQRISEVAQEFSATPIGKEMAELLKVAPKTAGLVITRRYFGEHSTPMLVTVTTFPHTKMKYSMSLKVDWPE, encoded by the coding sequence ATGATCCGATCCGTGTCGCCCGAGAGCGCCGCTTCCGCCGAGGACGCGGACGCGATGCTCAGCGCCGGCACCGACGCGCTGGCCGACGACGGCCGCGCTCCGCGTTACAAGGCCATCTACCAGGACCTGGCCCGCGGCATCCGCGCCGGCCGCTATCCGGTGATGACGCTGCTGCCCACCGAGCACGAACTGTGCGTCCAGTACGACGCCAGCCGGCACACCGTGCGCGAGGCCATCCGCCTGCTCACCGAGGCCGGCATGGTGTCGCGCCGGCCCGGCGTGGGCACCCGCGTCGAGGCCGCCAAGTCCGCCACGCGCTACACCCAGCGCATCTCGCAGCTCTCCGACCTGTTCCAGTACATCAAGAATGCCTCGCTGCGCGTGCACGACGTCCGCATGATCAAGGTCAACGCCCGGCAGGCCGAACTGCTGGGCTGCGCCCTGCGCAACGAATGGCTGTACGTGCGCGCCATCAAGCTCTTGGGCGCGAAGTCGGCGCCGGTGGCGTTCTCCGAGGCCTACGTGCATCCGGACTACGCCGCCATCCAGGCCGACATCGGCCGCGTGCACCTGCCCCTGTCCGGCCTGATCGAAACGCGCTACAGCCAGCGCATCAGCGAAGTGGCGCAGGAGTTCTCGGCCACCCCCATCGGCAAGGAGATGGCCGAACTGCTCAAGGTCGCCCCCAAGACTGCGGGGCTGGTCATCACGCGGCGCTACTTCGGCGAACACAGCACGCCCATGCTGGTCACCGTCACCACCTTTCCGCACACCAAGATGAAGTACTCGATGTCGCTCAAGGTGGACTGGCCCGAATGA
- a CDS encoding ABC transporter permease, with amino-acid sequence MSRNGPLALLFHTVFIAFILAPIVMVCAVAFTSEGFISLPTGGLSLRWFRAIADNPRFVDAFWFSMGLGALSATLAILLAVPAALAVARYRFRGREALLAFFMSPLMIPHVVLGLAFLKFFTSVGLVGTYFGLVVAHTIIIMPYALRLVLASATGIDPALERAALSLGASNWTAFRRVVLPLVLPGVISGWVIAFITSFDELTMSIFIASPSTTTLPVRIFLHIEDTIDPLVTAVSAVLIYATAIAIFILDRLIGLEKLFVGKGR; translated from the coding sequence ATTTCGCGCAACGGCCCGCTGGCGCTGCTGTTCCATACGGTATTCATCGCCTTCATCCTGGCGCCCATCGTCATGGTGTGCGCGGTGGCCTTCACTTCGGAAGGCTTTATCTCGCTGCCCACCGGCGGGCTGTCGCTGCGCTGGTTCCGCGCCATCGCCGACAACCCGCGCTTCGTCGATGCGTTCTGGTTCAGCATGGGCCTGGGCGCGCTGTCGGCCACGCTGGCCATCCTGCTTGCCGTGCCGGCCGCGCTGGCCGTGGCGCGCTACCGCTTCCGCGGCCGCGAGGCATTGCTGGCCTTCTTCATGTCGCCGCTGATGATCCCGCACGTGGTGCTGGGCCTCGCGTTCCTCAAGTTCTTCACCAGCGTGGGCCTGGTGGGAACCTACTTCGGCCTGGTGGTGGCGCACACCATCATCATCATGCCGTATGCGCTACGCCTGGTGCTGGCGTCGGCCACCGGCATAGATCCCGCGCTGGAGCGTGCCGCGCTGTCGCTGGGGGCATCGAACTGGACGGCTTTCCGGCGCGTGGTGCTGCCGCTGGTGCTGCCCGGCGTGATCAGCGGGTGGGTCATTGCCTTCATCACCAGCTTCGACGAGCTGACGATGTCCATCTTCATCGCCTCGCCGTCGACCACCACGCTGCCGGTGCGCATCTTCTTGCACATCGAGGACACCATCGATCCGCTGGTCACCGCGGTGTCCGCGGTGCTGATCTACGCGACGGCGATCGCCATTTTCATCCTGGATCGCCTGATCGGTCTGGAAAAGCTGTTTGTCGGAAAAGGACGTTGA
- a CDS encoding ABC transporter ATP-binding protein, whose protein sequence is MSYLVLNGLTKRYGDMVAVDGVSLSVNRGEFVSLLGPSGCGKTTTLQMIAGFVEPSAGSIVLDGRDLGRTPANKRGLGMVFQNYALFPHMTAAENVAFGLEMRGVSRAERTKRVGETLELVGLSHLADRHPARMSGGQQQRVALARALVIKPAVLLLDEPLSNLDAKLREEMQLELRSIQRTVGTTTILVTHDQSEALALSDRIVVMNQGRAEQVADPFSAYEAPVSRFVGGFLGKANLFTPLAVQHEGEPRAGIGEARIALEGEPMPSGAVIVRPEKISFGEASACALPGRLKARVFQGNHWLCQVETSVGDVLVIRQNDGVPVPQEGSPVHLRWRAQDMRPVGEAAR, encoded by the coding sequence ATGAGTTATCTGGTACTGAACGGCCTGACCAAGCGCTACGGCGACATGGTCGCGGTGGACGGCGTGAGCCTGTCCGTCAATCGCGGCGAATTCGTGTCGCTGCTGGGCCCGTCGGGCTGCGGCAAGACCACCACGCTGCAGATGATCGCGGGCTTCGTCGAACCCTCCGCGGGCAGCATCGTGCTCGATGGCCGCGACCTGGGCCGCACGCCGGCCAACAAGCGCGGCCTGGGCATGGTGTTCCAGAACTATGCGCTGTTTCCGCACATGACGGCCGCCGAAAACGTGGCCTTCGGCCTGGAGATGCGCGGCGTGTCGCGCGCCGAGCGCACGAAGCGCGTGGGCGAGACGCTCGAGCTGGTGGGCCTGTCGCACCTGGCCGACCGTCATCCGGCGCGCATGTCGGGCGGGCAGCAGCAGCGCGTGGCGCTGGCGCGCGCGCTGGTGATCAAGCCGGCCGTGCTGCTGCTGGACGAGCCGCTGTCGAACCTGGACGCCAAGCTGCGCGAGGAAATGCAGCTCGAACTGCGCAGTATCCAGCGCACCGTGGGCACCACCACCATTCTGGTTACGCACGACCAGTCCGAGGCGCTGGCGCTGTCGGACCGCATCGTCGTGATGAACCAGGGTCGCGCCGAACAGGTGGCCGATCCGTTCTCGGCCTATGAGGCGCCGGTCAGCCGCTTCGTGGGCGGCTTCCTCGGCAAGGCCAACCTGTTCACGCCGCTGGCGGTACAGCACGAAGGCGAGCCGCGTGCGGGCATCGGCGAGGCGCGCATCGCGCTGGAAGGCGAGCCCATGCCGTCGGGCGCCGTCATCGTGCGTCCCGAGAAGATATCGTTCGGCGAGGCCTCGGCCTGCGCCCTGCCCGGGCGCCTGAAGGCGCGCGTGTTCCAGGGCAACCATTGGCTGTGCCAGGTCGAGACCTCGGTGGGCGACGTGCTGGTGATCCGCCAGAACGACGGCGTGCCGGTGCCGCAGGAGGGCAGTCCGGTGCACCTGCGCTGGCGCGCGCAGGACATGCGGCCGGTGGGCGAGGCGGCGCGATGA
- a CDS encoding ABC transporter substrate-binding protein, whose amino-acid sequence MGKVVAVLAAATLAAAYSAAAGAQQKLVVAGYGGSFEDIMRQEIFPAFGKQHGVELDYVAGNSTNTVARLQAQKSNQQVDVAIIDDGPMYQAIALGFCGPIQGLPKDDLYGTALYKDDKAVAIGIVATGIMYNKKVFEEKKWAPPKSWADLKDPKYKQQLVIPPLNNTYGLHALVQYAREGGGGEKKIDPGFKTFKDQVGPNVLVYEPSPGKMTELFSSGQASIAVWGSGRVKAFADTGFPVGFVYPSEGAYALLSSVCPVAKSKPHPLAQAFVNYLVSPEVQTKLANSYGYGPVNKKAQAKDDPNVPMPIGERAAKLIVIDWDTVNQNRDDWNKRWTREIER is encoded by the coding sequence ATGGGTAAAGTAGTTGCAGTGCTTGCCGCCGCCACGCTGGCGGCGGCGTACTCGGCGGCGGCGGGCGCCCAGCAGAAGCTGGTGGTGGCCGGCTACGGTGGCTCGTTCGAGGACATCATGCGGCAGGAGATCTTCCCTGCCTTCGGCAAGCAGCACGGCGTCGAGCTCGACTACGTCGCGGGCAACTCCACCAACACGGTGGCGCGCCTGCAGGCCCAGAAGAGCAACCAGCAGGTCGACGTGGCCATCATCGACGACGGCCCGATGTACCAGGCCATCGCGCTGGGCTTCTGCGGCCCCATCCAGGGACTGCCCAAGGACGACCTGTACGGCACCGCGCTGTACAAGGACGACAAGGCCGTGGCCATCGGCATCGTGGCCACGGGCATCATGTACAACAAGAAGGTCTTCGAAGAGAAGAAGTGGGCGCCGCCCAAGTCGTGGGCCGACCTGAAGGACCCCAAGTACAAGCAGCAGCTGGTCATCCCGCCGCTGAACAACACGTACGGCCTGCACGCGCTGGTGCAGTACGCGCGCGAAGGCGGCGGCGGCGAGAAGAAGATCGACCCTGGCTTCAAGACCTTCAAGGACCAGGTCGGCCCCAACGTGCTGGTGTACGAGCCCTCGCCCGGCAAGATGACCGAGCTGTTCTCCAGCGGCCAGGCGTCCATCGCCGTGTGGGGCAGCGGCCGCGTCAAGGCCTTTGCCGACACGGGGTTCCCGGTGGGCTTCGTGTATCCCAGCGAGGGCGCCTACGCGCTGCTGTCCTCGGTGTGTCCGGTCGCCAAGTCCAAGCCGCACCCGCTGGCGCAGGCCTTCGTCAACTACCTGGTGTCGCCCGAGGTGCAGACCAAGCTGGCCAACAGCTACGGCTACGGCCCGGTGAACAAGAAGGCGCAGGCCAAGGACGATCCCAACGTGCCCATGCCCATCGGGGAGCGCGCGGCCAAGCTCATCGTCATCGACTGGGACACCGTCAACCAGAATCGCGACGACTGGAACAAGCGCTGGACGCGCGAGATCGAGCGTTGA
- a CDS encoding NAD(P)/FAD-dependent oxidoreductase → MNQQTVPPPPGGAKPQGGVYDAVVIGGGLVGSAVAYGLRRTLARVAVLDEDDVAFRASRGNFGLVWVQSKGMGMPRYGAWTMSSAGLWPQLAAELLDKTGVDVRLEQRGGLHALLSDEEVEARVKFMTTLQAQPDMPQYPWKLLDRHELADMVPGIGPEVRGATWTPVDGIANPLKLLRALHTAMSREGVDYLPRRRATAIRRDDGVFHIDTPQGAVRAGRLVLASGLGNPHLGRQVGLDLPIRPQRGQIIVLERTRRVLHTPFSTLRQMDEGSWLIGDSQEEAGYADEIAGLPVLGTLADRAVRTLPALRDVRVVRSWAALRVMSRDGFPIYQESETCPGAFVATCHSGVTLAAAHALKLAPMIAAGALADDMAPFSTRRFHVQEA, encoded by the coding sequence ATGAATCAACAGACGGTTCCCCCGCCGCCCGGGGGTGCGAAGCCGCAGGGCGGCGTCTACGACGCCGTGGTGATAGGCGGCGGATTGGTGGGCTCGGCCGTGGCCTACGGCCTGCGGCGCACGCTTGCCCGCGTGGCGGTGCTGGACGAGGACGACGTGGCCTTTCGCGCCTCGCGCGGCAACTTCGGGCTGGTCTGGGTGCAGAGCAAGGGCATGGGCATGCCGCGCTATGGCGCATGGACCATGTCGTCCGCCGGGCTGTGGCCGCAACTGGCGGCCGAGCTGCTGGACAAGACCGGCGTCGACGTGCGCCTGGAGCAGCGCGGCGGCCTGCACGCGCTGCTGTCCGACGAGGAAGTGGAAGCGCGCGTGAAGTTCATGACCACGCTGCAGGCGCAGCCGGACATGCCGCAGTATCCGTGGAAACTGCTCGACCGCCACGAGCTGGCCGACATGGTGCCCGGCATCGGTCCGGAGGTGCGCGGCGCCACGTGGACGCCGGTGGACGGCATCGCCAATCCCCTGAAGCTCCTGCGCGCCCTGCACACGGCCATGTCGCGCGAGGGCGTCGACTACCTGCCGCGCCGCCGCGCCACGGCCATCCGCCGCGATGACGGCGTGTTCCACATCGATACGCCGCAGGGCGCCGTGCGCGCGGGGCGGCTGGTGCTGGCGAGCGGCTTGGGCAATCCCCACCTGGGCCGCCAGGTCGGCCTGGACCTGCCGATACGGCCGCAGCGCGGCCAGATCATCGTGCTGGAACGCACGCGCCGGGTGCTGCATACGCCCTTCAGCACGCTGCGCCAGATGGACGAGGGCTCGTGGCTGATCGGCGACTCGCAGGAAGAGGCCGGCTATGCCGACGAGATCGCCGGGCTGCCCGTGCTGGGCACGCTGGCCGACCGCGCGGTGCGCACGCTGCCCGCGCTGCGCGACGTGCGCGTGGTGCGGTCGTGGGCCGCGCTGCGCGTGATGTCGCGCGACGGGTTTCCCATCTACCAGGAGTCCGAGACCTGTCCGGGCGCCTTTGTGGCGACTTGCCATAGCGGCGTCACGCTGGCCGCGGCCCATGCGCTCAAACTCGCTCCCATGATCGCCGCCGGCGCGCTGGCCGACGACATGGCGCCGTTTTCCACCCGGAGGTTTCATGTTCAAGAGGCTTGA